DNA from Rosa rugosa chromosome 6, drRosRugo1.1, whole genome shotgun sequence:
AgtgttgtgtttttgttttcacaAGTATGGTTAGTTCATTTTTAGGGatatttttatcaaattttcagtTGAAATTCTTCTAAGTGGGTCCTGGGTCCACAAGGCAACTTCAGATTTTGAGTAGTATGGGAACGATCTCATCAGTTATGCAATCTTAACATGATTTTAGTTATTGGTTCTCCAAAATTTCAAAGGCAATAGGCATCAAGTATACTGCGTAATATGTATTTCATAGTATGGTTTTATGGCTTGCTTTAATCCCTTGTTTCTAGAGCATTACGCATCTAATTGTCAATTTATGGTTCATATAATGGCTTGAACTGGCAATTAAGAGTCATCTTGACTCCTAAAATGGCTAGATTGATACCTCATAAGAAACCTTAGGTTTATGGTCATACAATGGCTAGATACATAATTTGTCTCATAATAATAGTTAATGCATCAATCTGAATATGTTCACTCATTGACATTTGCTATAGTATAGACCTTAGATCCCAATTTATTTATCAAAGGTTCATTTACATTTgagctaaaatcattttaccaccTTGAAATTTACACTTAAAATCAGTTGTGCCCCCAAACTTCTAATTTGATCGCATGTGCCATTGTACTCTCTAATTTGATCAATTATGGCCAATCCTTCACTAATCTATCAATTTATTCATATATTGTTGTCCACTCAAACTAGTTTTTAGCCTTTAATCATGCAAGAAACACACTATTTACATGATCAAGACTAAAAATTGACCCTAAGTGGGCATGCATTGTCACTAATTTATGAAGAAATTGGGTAATTATTTTATTAATGATTATGATTGATCATATTAGAGAGTATAAGGGCATATGTGATTAAATTAAAGTTCGGGggtgtgagccccggaaaatttatcgagcttaaattgagatcgttcaacaagttatttatttacgatctcaataaatgtcaagatgctcgagaaaattttcagaaattttcataaagtgaaatcctcaatttaggagttggataataaagtacacgacccgacgagttcgtggaaattttcgggagATTTTTCGGATACTCGAGCTATTTACCGTGATTTTCTGAAGTTTAgagattttagaaaataaaaagaaaaccaacGGTGCAATCAAGGCCGTCCATTAGGCACCGCTTGATCACCGCCgtccaaaaacaaataaaggagTTTATAAATGGGCCTGGGATCAGAGGAGTGATCCAGAAATCTCGAGAGAGAAGCTCGAAGCTTCTGACCCAAAGGGAGAGCGCCGACCCGGAAGAgaaacccgaccggaaatcTCACCTCCGGCCACCGTTGGCCGAGAAATTTATGTCTATCGCCTCCTCTCGTCGTCGCCGTCACTCCTATGGTCTTCGATTGCCCATGCACCGGACGAGGAGGGAGAAACGTCAGTGAGAAGGTCTGAGTCTCTCCGGCGAGTTCTGCAATTTCCGGCCACCGTCGGAGCTGCAAGTGGTATGAAAAACTATCCCCTCGTCATGCTCTACACGTTTGTGTACATAGTTTACGAATTGGATTAAGTTTTGATGTTTTTCGTTCTTGGGTGACTTCGGCTCCGTCGAAATTCTTCGACGCCGGTAGCTTTTCCGGCATTGATGGGCTTTGTTTCTTGCTCGACTGCAACTGTAGGCAAGATATTGGCCAGCTTTCTGGGTAGATTACGTCAACATCCTCAGTCCCTCAGCTACCTAGTTTCGGCATGTGGTTTGGCTTGATTGCAGTGGGATTTTGAAGGTATATTTCAAACCTCGAATCAAGTTTTGATCTTGGTTTGGTTCTTGGAAGATAGGAAACTGAGTTTGGTTTGGTATGGTGAGATGAAATCTCTATCTGATATCGATTGTGTTAAGTTAGTTTACTGATGGCTTTTGGAGTTTATGCTCGAATTAGGAATTAAGTTTGGTGGAGTTGATTGTTTGTATGTGTTATGAACAGTGTTGTGGTTGAATTCGGATTACCCTGGTTGTGTGTTCAAGTTTATTAAGTTGTTGAGAGTTGATAATCGGGTATTGTGATCTTGAAGTGGATAATTGGTAAACTTGATGTTTTGTTATGGTTTATAAGGTAAATTGTCAAGgaaatggttgtgaagagtgaactTGGTCACGTGTGAttttgggtgtccttagtagttTGGACACACCTTGTGAGGCTAATAAGTAAAGAAATGAAAATAgcatattgggtggccttagtaaatttCGGGTACGCCTAATATGTTTGAAATTAAGTCGTTGCTTGATTTACTTCGACATAGTCGTAATTGGTCGATATTGTAAATTTCAAGTAAATGTTCGGTAATTTGGGGTTTAATTATCGAACTTGTCGCAattggtcaaacaatggtcaaagtTAGTCAATcttggtcaaaccaggaaaggttggTCAAAcattggtcaactcctggtcaaaccaggaaaagttggtttggacgatatattaatcgtcgagatttcgtaTAATTGTTCAAAAGATATTGACTAttgaaatgtcggaatctatgactccagttacccgaggaacggaaggttcgtgactctcggagtacgtgagagaaagcgtcggaatccaggtagggattcaggactctcctcggttggtgattttcttttatattttattaatgtgatgcatgataagtggtatgggttggttatgtaaaatgcaatgcatactaaccaatccgtgagaaaatgtgtgatggcttgagagcgaagggtggctctgacttccttgggttcgatccccttaacctccggagggttagttacaccagtcggacggtgagcgatcgcaatgacgacccgatccgtgtgtgtagctaggtagcggacgctctcgctacgcttacctggtgataaataaatttgaggtaaggtcgtgtagtgggtctatgggaccggccatcaggtaatatttggattggcgccgtatttatttaagcatcatgcatcggttttcaagttgaaaatcattaaagtttgtcgttcctttaaatatgtggtttaaatatgttttcatactgggcagcccaaatatttgtttattggttttaagtctagttgaggtagagttcctgttgagcagcgaggacgaaagctcaccccctacaacagtatggatgcaggtactgtgcactggtgacgggacaatggcggacggagctgggtgtgcagaacaagtttGGTAAACCCCCTTCTGGGCTTTATTCTGATTTCCATTCCTCAAACTTTGTGTCCCGGAACTTGTGTGAAACTATTCTTGGGTCAAATCTAGCTGAATTCTTATTCCTTAAATTTTGTGCCTCTTGAGTGAGCATTCAGTTCAAGTCTAGACGAACAAATTGAACCTAGCGAttcaaggattttcacctcaaaaatattggtagcttccgctgtgttttacgaaaagtttttcaaactaaatgcctagcggttctctagaatgtaaatcgagcgttcggtttatgttttagaggctcgcggcactgtgacgtgcttaagctggtgaggtgcagcttggggcgttacagggGGCATAGGCAATTTTAGGCATAAAGTCCAAGGCGGTAAAATGAATTTATCTCTTTACATTTCTATAAGACTATaacccttcttttcttttctaatttaTGAAAAAAACTTCTTGACCTAGCGCGGCGTTGCTAGGGTTTACTTTCTAGAGATGTAGAAAGCAAAATTTCTACTACCATGGATTTGGAAATTCTTAGTTGGAATTGTAGAGGGATCTGCAATGACACAACAACGAGAGCATTGAAAGATTTGATTGCTCAGAACCGTCCTCAAGTTGTTTTCATCTGTGAAACAAAAATCAGTCGTCTCTCTGATTTTAACGCTTTGTCTACTGCCTTAGGGTTTCCCAATTCACGGGAAGTCTTGAGTGATGGGCAGGCTGGGGGTTTGGGTATGTTTTGGAGTGACGAAGTCCAGGCGAAGATTGGAACAGTCTCACAACATCATATGGATCTGTTTATTGACAGCGGTGTTGGCAATCCACACTGGAGATTGACTGGCTTTTACGGCTATGCCCGGACGTCAGAGCGTGATCGTTCCTGGCAGCTGTTACGGGATTTGAGAGATTAGGATGTACTGCCATGGGTTGTTATTGGGGATTTCAACGAGATCCTCAATAATGATGAGAAGAAAGACGGTCCGACAAGGGCAGAGAGACAAATGCGGGGGTTTCGTGATGCTCTAGGTTATGGGGATTTaatagacctagggtttcatggCCCTCAATCTACATGGTGGAACTCGGAAACCCAGCTCCGTCTGGACAGAGCAGTTTGCACACCTTCCTGGTTTGATATCTATGGCCATGCGAGACTACAACATCTGCCGCCTAGCGATTCAGATCACGTCCCTATCCTGCTTCATGCCAGCACGGTCCCATTGCCTAAGAGAAGGATCCATCGTAGATTCAAGTTTGAATCTCACTGGTTGCAGAATAGTGAGTGTGATGATGTTGTGAAGACGGCATGGGCTATTGATGTTCCTGGTTCACCCATGTTTCGTGTAACGCAGAAGATTACCTATACAAGGTTAGAGCTAGATAAATGGCAGAAAAGGGCGTATAAGGGTAGACAATTGCAGATGCTTGGCATTAGAGCGAGAATGGAGGAATTGCTTGATGTTCAGTTGTCTGAGGCTGTGACGAGGGAGAAGAAACAATTGACGGAAAAGCTGCAGTGTCTTCTTTCACAAGAAGAAAGCTTTTGGAAGCAACGTTCCAAAGTGCATTGGTTGAAAGAGGGAGACCGAAATACAAGTTATTTTCATAGGAAGACTGCTAATAGAAGGAGAAAAAATACTCTTTGTGGTTTGTATAATGAAGATGGCGAATGGTGTGAGGAGGATGAGGAAGTGGAGAAGGTGATAACTTCTTATTTCTCTACTATGTTTACTGCCTCCGAGATTGATATGGAAGCTATGAACACTACCTTGGAAGCAATCCAGCCTTGCGTTTCTCAATAGATGAATATTCAGTTATGTGCACAATATTCTCAGGAAGAGGTGAGGTGTGCTTTATTTCAGATGTATCCAACCAAGTCCCCTGGGCCGGATGGTATGCCTCCCCTATTTTTCCAACACTATTGGGAAACTATTGGAAGCGACATTACTGCGGCAGTACAAAATTGTTTACAAACAGGTCAGTTTTTGAAGCAGATTAATTTTACACACATATGCCTTATTCCAAAAGTGCCTAATCCGGAACATATGGCTGATTTGAGGCCTATTGCATTATGTAATGTAATCTACAAGATATGTTCGAAGGTTATTGCCAACAGATTGAAGCTTTTTCTCCCAAATTTGATATCTCCATTTCAAAGTGCATTTGTACCAGGCAGGCTGATTACAGACAATATACTTGTCGCTAACGAAGTAGCTCATTTTGTGCATAATAAAAGGGATGGAAATGAGGGCTTTATGGCTCTAAAGCTCGACTTTAGTAAGGCCTATGACAGGATGGAGTGGACTTTCCTTCGGAGGGTGATGGAGAGATTTGGTTTTGCTTCTAGCTGGATTGATACGGTAATGCAGTGTGTTTGCTATGTAAGGTACTCTTTCTTGATCCGTGGTAAACCTCGGGGGTTGGTTATCCCTAGCAGAGGACTAAGGCAAGGTGATCCTTTATCACCTTATTTATTTCTCATTGGAGCAGAGGGTTTTTCTGCTTTACTTCGACAAAAACAGGAGTTAGGGGCTCTATCCGGCATTGAGGTTTGTCATGAAGCCCCAGCAATTAACCATTTATTGTTTGCTGATGACAGCATGCTTTATGGCCACGCCTCTTTAGAGGATTGTTATCAGATTCAAGAAATGCTTGAGACTTATGGTAGAGCCTCTGGTCGATCAGTTGGTTAATTTTAACAAGAGTTCTGTTGTTTTTAGCAAAAATGTTTCAGAGTTCATGAGAGATGAAATTGCTAGCCTTTTGGGGGTTGAGGAAGTGGAGTCTCATGAGAAATATTTGGGTTTGCCAACTTACGTGGGTAGGAACAAAACTTCTACCTTTCATTACATCAAAGATAATTTGTCAAGGAAGCTAGCAAATTGGCAAGGAAAGTTGTTGAGTGGAGCTGGGAAGGACATTCTTATTCGGGTGGTTGCTCAAGCTCTACCTACTTATGCTATGAGTGTTTTCCAACTCACTAAGAATTTTTGTGATGATCTTGAGCAAATGTGTGCTCGGTTTTGGTGGGGTAGTACACTGAATGAGAGAAAAATTCATTGGAAATCTTGGAAAGCTTTATGCAACCCTAAGGAGGAAGGGGGTCTAGGGTTTCGAAGTTTATCTAATTTCAACTCTGCATTGTTAGCCAAACAAGCTTGGCGTGTGGTAAACAATCCGGATTCATTGGTAGCTCGGATCTACAAAGCAAAATACTTTCCAGATTCTAACTTCTGGTTGGCTGAACCTTCTACTTCTCCTTCTTACTCATGGAGAAGTTTGTTTTCTACTAGGGAGTTTCTACGACGGAGCTCTTATTGGCAAATTGGTAATGGCTTGTCTGTAAACATATGGTCAGATTGTTGGGTGCCTGGGGTTGCAGACTACAAACCGGCTGCTAATGATACTACTTCGTTGGAAGTTAATCAGGTTAGCGATTTGCTTGATCATGCAGGGCAGTGGAATGCTAGCTTGATTAGAAGGGTGTTTACAAGGGAAGAGGCAGAAGCTATTATGAGTATTCCTCTGAGTACACGAGTAGTTGATGATAGAGTAGTGTGGAGGGTGGAGAAGAGCGGTAAATTTACAGTTAAGTCTGCTTATCGTCTTGAGTTTTCCCTCTCACATTCGAGAAGTCCTTTCCAGTTATCCGTGGGTGTGAGTTTTTGGAAGAAGCTTTGGGCAGTTGTCATTCCTAATTCTGCTAAAGTTCACATTTGGAGAGTTTGTCACAATATTTTACCTTCTGTAGAAAGGCTTGCTTCGAAAAGGGTGATCTTGGACTCATATATATGCGTTCTATGCTCTTTTGACTTGGAGACTACAATTCATTTATGCCGAGATTGTCCATTTACCAAACAGGTGCTTCAATCCAATGGTGTGCTATCACAGGTTTGTTATAACCCTCACTCTGCTCATCTTGATATTATTGAGTGGATTAGTTTTTGTGCTCATGAGCTTTCAGTTAAAGACCTGGGTGATTTGATTTATCTACTTTGGGGCATTTGGAAGGAACGGAATTGTCGGATTTGGGACAACAAAAGTGTTACAGCTACTGAGGTACTTATTATGACAATGTCTAGGCTGCATGCTTTTAGGTTTCACAATCTGAAACCATTGGTTGGTCGTGCTGTGAGGACAGTACGCTGGTCTTCTCCTCCTATGGGATGGTGCAAGATCAATATAGATGGTTCATATAATCATGCTACCAAATGTGGGGGTGTTGGCTTTGTAGTAAGAGACATTTTGGGCAGATTTCTTGCTGGTGGATGTAGACCGTTTCAGGGTTTACTTTGCCCAGAGCATGTTGAGTTGTTAGGATGCAAACTGGCCTTGCATTTTGCTGTGGAGCAAGGACTTGCTCCTGCTATATTAGAAACTGATGCACAAGTAGTCCAGAGACAATTGATGCAGCGTGATGACCCTAATACTTCTGCTTTGGGTCGAATATATGATGATCTAGGTTTGATACTTGAATCTCATCCAAACTTAAAGATTGTGCATGTTCATAGAAGTGCAAATAGGGTGGCTCATCTCATGGCTGCACATGCTTGTACTGAAACCCaggaatgtttttatttttcttctccctCCTTTATGCTTGCTGCATTAGCAGCTGAAGCTACCTCTATGTAATACTTTTTCAGATGCAATAAATTTCTGACCtcctttccctcaaaaaaaaaaaaaaagtagttatAATTTCAAAGCATTCTTATTTTCGTACCAAAACTTCAAATTTTGACAAACTCCTTTAGTGTTTGCAAATTGCCAATAGATtccttgtttttgtgtttgctGAGCAACTTGACTAGGTTACGTTATCAAGGATTAGGCCTTTAATATCTTGGTACGACTTCTTATGTCATAATACTTCCACCATCAAgaacatgcatacaattgcgcAGTTTGATGCACAACACATGGTCCAATTAAGGGAGAATGTTTATCCATATGCATGTTGGTTCAGTTGTTCTGTTGGTGGTGTATTACGATATGTGAAGCGTGAGTTAGTCATGGTGTCTCTATGAGCTGGTGGAGGCCTGTACTGGTATGATTGAGCTACTTTTTGTAGAGATATGGTTTTTCTTCGCAAAGACTATAGATGTTGAGCTATTTTTGGGTAATTGGTTTTGGTTGTTGCAAATTAAGATTGACGAAAAGCCTTTTTTCATGGGGGATTACTCATGATATGGGTTCTCTCTACATCCGAGGTTGATTGCGACAAGTTATCTCATGTCCTTGTAACCTTCGGACCAATATTTTAGACTTCCTTGATCGGTCATACTTTGCAAATCATAGCCCGAAGCATTCAGGTCAAACTCTCAAAACCTGCATTCTTCTTGAGCATGTATGACCTCGTGAAAATAAGATTCAAGGGCTAGCTCTTGGagatatttatttttgaatttaGATATGTGGGAGATGAGCTCTTATAGCTTATCTTCTATGTTTAGTTGATAGCGACACATAAAAATCCACACTTTGAGTTCACGGTTTTTTAACTGTCTGTTCTAGGCATTTTAAACCGTTCTATATTAGTGAAAACTTCACATAAAGTTATGTCTATTTTTGTAGTATTAAAAAATGATGAGACTTGTAATCTTTCAATTCCCCTTAATATATTGTCGTTTTTCACtcgaaaaaaaattgtctttgaCTTTGTAAGCTCCATTCCAACTAAGTCTCGTAGTGGATAATACAAATAAtctaattgattttgttttatgtaATTAGATTCACATTATATTTTGACCGCATATGAATATACTAGCGAAATAGTAAAATTCAGCAATGACCAGCTACCTAGATTAGCTAGAATTTGTTCACTTCAATCAACTTGCTTTGAACTTTAGTTTCAGTTACAAATAGGTTCTTTTGTTATCTAAATTAATATTCCGACCATATGACATGAAATTCTTATCAAAAGCTTACATTGAGCAACAACATTGCAgcttgcttaaaaaaaaaatacataaaggattaaatactcgttactcctcatacttttgtatgaaaaacagtttagttcaaatttttaaaattaaacagtttagtccttattctttctaattctcacacaacatgtcctaaaatgactattatacccctcactttttatttctctctctctctacatatatatatatatatacacacacacacacacacacactatatatatatatatatata
Protein-coding regions in this window:
- the LOC133716556 gene encoding uncharacterized protein LOC133716556 translates to MRGFRDALGYGDLIDLGFHGPQSTWWNSETQLRLDRAVCTPSWFDIYGHARLQHLPPSDSDHVPILLHASTVPLPKRRIHRRFKFESHWLQNSECDDVVKTAWAIDVPGSPMFRVTQKITYTRLELDKWQKRAYKGRQLQMLGIRARMEELLDVQLSEAVTREKKQLTEKLQCLLSQEESFWKQRSKVHWLKEGDRNTSYFHRKTANRRRKNTLCGLYNEDGEWCEEDEEVEKVITSYFSTMFTASEIDMEAMNTTLEAIQPCVSQ